From the Bdellovibrio reynosensis genome, one window contains:
- a CDS encoding BON domain-containing protein, with amino-acid sequence MTCHLQKHQSDSELARKIMDRIKWDKRISLADIEIDVRGGEVIVSGEVDSAYRKHAAIEAISETEGVWNIEDRIDVPSDFYRSDNEIVKILKQQIQEMLMLDGEHIEIECEYGIVKLQGEVFRPRMKAMAVAFAWELSGVKDVNNFIEVKSPPQRMPLSVDFELISRFPHTGTNVPLDDLLKEVQ; translated from the coding sequence ATGACTTGTCATTTACAAAAGCACCAATCAGATAGCGAACTGGCGCGTAAAATAATGGATCGAATAAAATGGGATAAACGTATCAGTCTCGCCGATATTGAAATCGACGTACGAGGTGGTGAAGTTATTGTGAGCGGTGAAGTGGATTCTGCTTATCGCAAACATGCCGCCATTGAGGCCATCTCTGAAACTGAAGGTGTTTGGAATATTGAAGATCGAATTGATGTGCCTTCAGACTTTTACCGGTCGGATAACGAGATCGTAAAAATTCTGAAGCAACAAATTCAAGAGATGCTAATGCTGGACGGTGAACATATCGAAATTGAATGTGAATATGGCATTGTAAAACTTCAAGGTGAAGTCTTTAGACCTCGTATGAAAGCGATGGCCGTAGCCTTTGCCTGGGAGCTTTCGGGAGTGAAGGATGTAAATAACTTCATTGAAGTAAAGTCTCCTCCTCAAAGAATGCCGTTGTCTGTTGATTTTGAACTTATATCGCGGTTTCCACATACGGGAACCAACGTTCCACTAGATGACTTACTAAAGGAGGTCCAATAG
- the ubiG gene encoding bifunctional 2-polyprenyl-6-hydroxyphenol methylase/3-demethylubiquinol 3-O-methyltransferase UbiG: MEMDLDLAKLDKEIINNDAYDSLADRWYEAQDDPIALLRNQHKTQVPWILDEIRRNIGYHAEVLDMGCGAGFLSNDLAAAGHSVTGIDLSTSSLKIAETRDRTRSVKYRQGDVYQVPFPRESFDVVTAMDLLEHVSDPKKVLAEATRVLRPGGLFFYNTFHKNPLAWLVVIKGMEWFVKNTPDHYHVYSLFIRPKKLESWMDDVGLDSMQIRGIRPVFAQKALFKLLATGVVPSDFKFKFSRSPLIAYIGVAKKLREH; the protein is encoded by the coding sequence ATGGAAATGGATTTGGATTTAGCAAAGCTAGATAAAGAGATCATTAATAATGATGCCTATGACTCTTTGGCGGATCGCTGGTACGAAGCGCAGGATGATCCAATAGCACTTTTACGCAACCAACATAAAACCCAAGTGCCATGGATCTTAGATGAGATTCGTCGCAATATCGGCTATCACGCTGAAGTTTTAGACATGGGGTGTGGTGCGGGATTTCTTTCTAATGACCTTGCGGCAGCAGGGCACAGTGTGACGGGAATTGATCTATCTACTTCAAGTTTGAAAATTGCAGAGACACGAGACAGAACTCGTTCAGTCAAATATAGACAAGGCGACGTCTACCAAGTTCCTTTCCCACGGGAAAGTTTTGATGTCGTTACCGCGATGGATTTGCTAGAGCATGTTTCTGATCCGAAAAAGGTTTTAGCTGAAGCTACTAGAGTTCTACGTCCTGGCGGACTTTTCTTCTATAACACTTTCCATAAAAATCCCCTGGCATGGCTGGTAGTGATTAAAGGAATGGAGTGGTTCGTGAAAAATACTCCGGACCATTACCATGTTTATTCTCTTTTCATCAGACCTAAGAAATTAGAAAGTTGGATGGATGATGTCGGGTTAGATTCCATGCAGATTCGTGGCATTAGACCCGTATTTGCGCAAAAAGCTTTATTCAAACTATTAGCCACGGGAGTCGTTCCAAGTGACTTTAAGTTTAAATTCAGCCGATCGCCATTGATTGCCTATATTGGTGTCGCGAAAAAATTAAGAGAGCACTAG
- a CDS encoding DUF1304 domain-containing protein, with translation MIAENIFAGLVALLHFYFLYLEMFLWTKPQGLKIFRNTPQKAEDSKILAANQGLYNGFLAAGLVCSIVHPDNYFAFQIRVFFYVCVIIAGIYGALTANKKIFFVQALPAILGLILSLTLG, from the coding sequence ATGATTGCTGAAAATATTTTTGCTGGCTTAGTTGCTTTACTGCATTTTTATTTTTTATATCTTGAGATGTTTCTTTGGACCAAGCCACAAGGATTAAAGATTTTTAGAAATACCCCGCAAAAAGCAGAAGATTCTAAAATCCTTGCTGCCAACCAAGGACTTTACAACGGTTTCTTAGCAGCAGGTTTAGTTTGTTCCATCGTGCACCCTGATAATTATTTTGCATTTCAAATCAGGGTGTTCTTTTATGTATGCGTGATTATTGCTGGAATTTACGGCGCGCTTACGGCGAATAAAAAAATTTTCTTCGTGCAAGCGCTACCGGCTATCTTAGGTTTGATTCTGAGTCTCACTTTGGGTTGA
- a CDS encoding superoxide dismutase, translating into MFKLPTLPYAKNGLAPLFNEEQMTYHYDKHHKAYIDNLNKFMETDASLKGKSLEEITLSSSGGVFNNAAQAWNHTFFWFNMAPAGQGGAPSADLEAAIKRDFGSMDELKAKFVDGGVKTFGSGWIWLCTDASGKLSLVSTSNAAVPFTNNGPTPIMVADVWEHAYYIDYRNLRAKFLETFFTQINWAFVNENYASKKVRDLTKSMT; encoded by the coding sequence ATGTTTAAACTACCTACTCTGCCGTACGCAAAAAATGGTCTTGCTCCTTTGTTCAACGAAGAGCAAATGACTTACCACTATGACAAGCATCACAAAGCTTACATCGACAATCTTAACAAGTTCATGGAAACAGATGCTTCCCTTAAAGGTAAATCTTTAGAGGAAATCACTCTTTCTTCATCTGGCGGCGTATTTAACAACGCGGCTCAAGCTTGGAATCACACTTTCTTTTGGTTCAACATGGCTCCTGCAGGTCAAGGTGGTGCACCTTCCGCGGATCTAGAAGCAGCAATCAAACGTGATTTCGGTTCTATGGATGAACTTAAAGCTAAGTTCGTTGATGGCGGCGTTAAAACTTTCGGATCTGGCTGGATCTGGTTGTGTACTGATGCTTCAGGCAAATTAAGCCTGGTGTCTACTTCAAACGCAGCGGTTCCGTTCACAAACAACGGCCCAACACCAATCATGGTGGCTGACGTTTGGGAACACGCTTACTATATCGATTACAGAAATCTTCGCGCAAAATTCCTTGAGACATTCTTCACGCAAATCAACTGGGCTTTTGTTAACGAAAACTATGCATCGAAAAAAGTTCGCGATCTTACAAAATCAATGACGTAG
- a CDS encoding B12-binding domain-containing radical SAM protein: protein MMKDILLVTLNSSYPHSSFGLRYLLANLGELQPRAEIMEFTIQRDPRDIAETLLKQKPKIIGLGVYIWNAQESLELVSLLKKISPETLVVLGGPEVSHEAEGNPICQIADFTIKGEADFLFYQFCKNYFENGVLPERKIIAGILPEIKEIKLPYDLYTDEDIQNRVIYVEVSRGCPYRCEYCLSSLDKSVRNFDVGQFLLEMEKLLNRGARQFKFIDRTFNLSPTTCTQILQFFLDRIHLGLFLHFEMVPDRLPVELRDLIKKFPDGALQFEIGIQTWNPVVARNVSRRNDYEKVRENFRFLASETGVHTHADLIVGLPGEDLQSFGKGFDTLAELRPNEIQVGILKRLKGAPIARHDKEFEMVYASNPPFQILRNKDVDFATLQVMNRFAKFWDLYANSGSFKHFVATLRDRATRREDQSFFWEFFEFNDFLSARYAQSYGISQLSLFESAYVYLQEKMGWPKEEAKALILQDYTLTGKIDLPKFLKDYVAKPKAPVAAEDAMKSAIPKRQQRHLAGKAETTSS from the coding sequence ATGATGAAGGACATCTTACTAGTCACTTTGAATTCCTCTTATCCCCACAGCTCTTTTGGTTTGCGCTATTTGCTGGCGAACCTCGGGGAACTTCAGCCCCGCGCTGAAATCATGGAGTTCACTATTCAACGTGACCCGCGAGATATCGCAGAAACATTGTTAAAACAAAAACCAAAGATCATCGGCCTTGGCGTTTATATTTGGAATGCTCAGGAGTCCTTAGAACTTGTCTCGTTGCTAAAGAAAATCAGTCCGGAAACTTTGGTCGTACTGGGCGGCCCCGAAGTCAGTCACGAGGCTGAAGGAAATCCAATCTGCCAGATCGCTGACTTCACCATCAAAGGCGAAGCGGATTTCTTGTTCTATCAGTTCTGCAAAAACTATTTTGAAAACGGCGTTCTGCCTGAAAGAAAAATCATCGCTGGCATTTTGCCAGAAATTAAAGAGATCAAACTTCCGTATGACCTTTACACTGACGAAGATATTCAAAATCGTGTGATTTACGTCGAAGTATCCCGCGGCTGTCCTTATCGTTGTGAATACTGTCTTTCTTCTTTAGATAAATCGGTAAGAAATTTCGATGTTGGCCAATTCCTACTAGAAATGGAAAAGCTTTTAAATCGTGGAGCACGCCAATTTAAATTTATCGATCGCACTTTCAATTTAAGTCCAACCACATGCACTCAGATTCTGCAGTTCTTCTTGGATCGTATTCATTTGGGACTCTTCCTGCATTTCGAGATGGTGCCGGATCGTTTGCCAGTTGAACTTCGTGATCTGATCAAAAAATTTCCGGATGGTGCTTTGCAGTTTGAGATCGGTATCCAGACTTGGAATCCAGTGGTTGCCCGCAACGTCAGCCGCCGAAATGACTATGAAAAAGTCAGAGAGAATTTTAGATTCCTCGCTTCTGAAACTGGAGTCCACACCCACGCGGATCTTATCGTGGGTTTACCCGGTGAAGACTTACAAAGTTTTGGTAAAGGCTTTGATACCTTGGCGGAACTTCGCCCGAATGAAATTCAAGTGGGTATTTTAAAACGCCTGAAAGGCGCGCCGATTGCTCGTCATGATAAAGAGTTTGAAATGGTTTACGCCAGCAATCCACCATTTCAAATCTTACGCAATAAAGACGTCGACTTTGCTACTTTGCAAGTGATGAATCGATTTGCAAAGTTCTGGGATCTTTACGCTAACAGCGGAAGCTTTAAACATTTCGTCGCGACTTTAAGAGATCGTGCCACCCGCAGGGAAGATCAGTCCTTCTTTTGGGAGTTCTTTGAGTTTAACGACTTCCTGAGCGCGCGCTATGCTCAGTCTTATGGAATTTCTCAGTTAAGTCTTTTTGAAAGTGCTTACGTCTATCTTCAAGAAAAAATGGGCTGGCCAAAAGAAGAAGCCAAAGCACTTATTCTGCAGGATTATACTTTAACTGGAAAAATAGATCTGCCGAAGTTTCTTAAAGACTATGTGGCAAAACCAAAAGCACCCGTTGCCGCAGAAGATGCGATGAAAAGTGCGATTCCAAAACGACAGCAACGACATCTGGCAGGTAAAGCGGAAACGACATCTTCTTAA
- a CDS encoding glycosyltransferase family 39 protein has product MEKSKITARICTIIGCLFFISSLLWLNYLTPIPENIRLINPNLSTTERAHSTVSQSRTREGLYWVSFETKGTFFALDRLKIRTISCVDSLTTSVLGEVALPKDSNERCRNFSGFKLANTSELLRNNNQWHFAGSSNGYGMGVVLDKDWSEPKLIFGLSCLGIGLLFLLLGLLPKAQLNEKIFVSILLIGAFFLRFYGVFILSPPEMTIFSDMLAYFHRGWELTRNFYEDSQLFQPVGFTLWSLLLRKIGGFDLLNWAQVFTSWGIVVLAFLISRKYFGKIAGIAAIIIAGIHAPQIALASFHLAETTYAFIITFCLWLMVTNQHNQKIRNYFIIGFLLSLAFYFKGNHAFFIPAFAFWILYKERKHFFQGFKKIAVMGVGCALVVLPHMVWTGMKYSKPHFGPTAGALNFVEGKCPSKNNMDSTGTSWMSPLFVQTGENTFKKWPRPFTDQAYFWKEGFNCIVENPAVLLDSLRFVHYLFFGNELWPAMTSPVRHMMKLWNPLSTYFLLPFALFGALVMARRKDAFTEIAALMMLTLFFTVWFFKSEMRFRIPFDGILFIWSSVGASWVIQCIALPAWRKIKVDILSTQSETQNQT; this is encoded by the coding sequence ATGGAAAAATCTAAAATCACCGCTCGCATTTGTACGATCATTGGATGTTTGTTCTTCATTTCCTCGTTGTTGTGGTTAAATTACCTGACGCCGATTCCTGAAAACATTCGCCTAATCAATCCTAACTTATCAACTACCGAAAGGGCCCACTCAACGGTTTCGCAAAGTCGTACCCGCGAAGGTCTTTACTGGGTTAGCTTTGAAACCAAGGGAACTTTCTTTGCGTTAGACAGACTTAAAATTAGAACTATTAGCTGCGTTGATAGTTTAACAACTTCAGTCCTAGGTGAAGTGGCCTTACCTAAGGATTCCAATGAAAGATGTCGCAATTTTTCAGGATTTAAATTAGCAAACACATCCGAACTTTTACGCAATAACAATCAGTGGCATTTCGCGGGGAGTTCTAACGGCTACGGCATGGGAGTTGTGCTTGATAAAGATTGGTCTGAACCAAAACTGATCTTTGGCTTATCTTGTCTAGGAATCGGCTTGCTCTTTTTACTTTTGGGACTACTGCCAAAGGCGCAACTTAATGAAAAGATATTTGTTAGCATTCTACTGATTGGCGCCTTCTTCTTGCGTTTTTATGGCGTCTTCATCCTCTCCCCTCCGGAGATGACAATTTTTTCTGATATGCTTGCTTATTTCCACAGGGGTTGGGAACTGACTCGTAACTTTTATGAAGACAGTCAGCTTTTTCAGCCCGTGGGTTTCACGTTATGGTCTTTGCTTCTAAGAAAGATCGGAGGCTTTGATTTACTAAACTGGGCCCAAGTTTTCACTTCTTGGGGAATAGTAGTTTTAGCTTTTCTAATTTCAAGAAAATATTTCGGAAAAATTGCTGGAATTGCGGCAATCATTATTGCTGGGATCCACGCGCCGCAAATTGCACTGGCTTCTTTTCATCTTGCAGAAACGACCTATGCTTTTATTATCACATTCTGTCTATGGCTGATGGTCACCAACCAGCATAACCAAAAAATTAGAAACTATTTTATAATTGGATTTCTTTTAAGTTTGGCTTTTTATTTTAAAGGAAATCATGCGTTCTTCATTCCTGCTTTTGCATTTTGGATTTTATATAAAGAGCGTAAACACTTCTTCCAAGGTTTTAAAAAGATTGCTGTGATGGGTGTGGGCTGCGCACTTGTCGTATTGCCCCACATGGTTTGGACTGGGATGAAATACTCTAAACCTCATTTCGGGCCAACTGCAGGGGCCTTGAACTTCGTAGAAGGTAAATGCCCTTCAAAAAATAATATGGATTCTACCGGCACTAGCTGGATGTCTCCGCTTTTTGTACAAACCGGAGAAAATACTTTTAAAAAATGGCCAAGACCCTTCACAGATCAAGCTTACTTTTGGAAAGAAGGTTTTAACTGCATTGTGGAAAATCCAGCAGTTCTGCTAGATAGCCTTCGCTTTGTTCACTATCTTTTCTTTGGTAACGAATTGTGGCCCGCTATGACGTCCCCAGTGCGACATATGATGAAGCTTTGGAATCCTTTATCTACGTATTTCTTATTACCATTCGCACTTTTTGGGGCTCTGGTCATGGCTAGAAGAAAAGATGCATTTACGGAAATAGCCGCATTAATGATGTTAACGCTGTTCTTCACAGTATGGTTTTTCAAGTCAGAGATGCGCTTTAGAATCCCATTTGATGGCATTCTATTTATCTGGAGTTCCGTAGGCGCTAGCTGGGTGATTCAATGCATAGCCCTGCCTGCGTGGCGCAAAATCAAAGTCGATATACTTTCAACCCAAAGTGAGACTCAGAATCAAACCTAA
- a CDS encoding flavodoxin family protein, translated as MKKILILNGSPSGDIGNCAVWIRGLNSIIKKEADPEVVHLAKSKYGSALKKKIQNASGVVFVSGTYWDSWGSPLQKLLEDMTDLEASPSLVGKPASVFILMHSVGGKGVLSRLQGVLSTMGFLIPPMSGMVYSLVSDIALKSKSTHAKDFWQKEDAELILQNFLIACDLKIDWQSWPVDKNDPTRKWLRS; from the coding sequence ATGAAAAAGATTTTAATTTTAAACGGCAGCCCGTCGGGTGATATCGGCAACTGTGCTGTTTGGATTCGCGGCTTGAATTCAATAATTAAAAAAGAAGCTGACCCCGAAGTGGTTCATTTGGCGAAGAGCAAATATGGCAGTGCTTTAAAAAAGAAAATCCAAAACGCCAGTGGCGTCGTTTTTGTCAGTGGTACATATTGGGATTCGTGGGGCAGTCCTTTGCAAAAACTTTTAGAAGATATGACTGATCTTGAAGCTTCACCAAGCCTTGTTGGGAAACCTGCCTCGGTCTTTATCCTCATGCATTCCGTGGGTGGTAAGGGTGTTTTATCACGCCTTCAAGGTGTGCTTTCAACGATGGGCTTTTTAATTCCGCCTATGAGCGGAATGGTTTATTCGCTAGTTTCTGATATCGCACTGAAAAGCAAAAGCACCCACGCAAAAGACTTCTGGCAAAAGGAAGACGCGGAACTTATTCTTCAGAATTTCTTGATAGCCTGCGATCTTAAGATTGATTGGCAGTCTTGGCCAGTGGATAAAAACGATCCCACCCGCAAGTGGCTTCGCTCATAA
- a CDS encoding M28 family peptidase, whose product MKTAMMALLFVASTANAHVTALEDFTSKPVLADLRDLRALNIPVFAKNEEVQVGYAHITPLMQQRIQERAHKVGKCGGFEDLSHEALFFSTDFEKVLNDLADIQTKNELYEKVPFKLLALNKKPEIEAALTEVSESNLRSYVQWLTSFPSRGSQSAEPNRHVSEMKVRLEAMLGSATIPYEISEIKHSGTKQNTLHVRLLGSEKPNEIIVLGGHLDSINQSWGGGKNAPGADDNASGSANLIETLRIIMEKPQPKRTIEFFWYAAEESGLIGSAEIAKSYKASNKDVIAVLQLDMTLYPGSGEFVIGSMTDFTSAWLRDYLKAMNDTYLHAKIVDDKCGYGCSDHASWNRQGYPALMPFEADFRGKNGSIHSSKDVISPQLNFKHSALYTKIAIVMAMDLANSDARQPY is encoded by the coding sequence ATGAAAACCGCCATGATGGCTCTTTTATTCGTCGCATCGACGGCGAATGCCCATGTGACCGCACTTGAAGACTTCACTTCAAAACCAGTGTTAGCAGACCTACGCGATTTGCGTGCGTTGAACATTCCGGTGTTTGCAAAAAATGAAGAAGTGCAGGTGGGTTATGCCCATATCACTCCGCTGATGCAGCAAAGAATTCAAGAACGCGCACACAAAGTTGGTAAGTGCGGCGGCTTTGAAGATTTAAGCCATGAAGCTTTATTCTTTTCCACGGATTTTGAAAAAGTTCTTAATGACCTGGCAGATATTCAAACTAAAAACGAGCTTTACGAAAAAGTTCCGTTTAAACTTTTGGCTTTGAACAAAAAGCCAGAGATCGAAGCAGCTCTTACAGAAGTCAGCGAAAGCAATTTGCGTAGCTACGTGCAATGGCTAACGTCATTCCCGAGTCGTGGCAGTCAAAGTGCGGAACCGAATCGTCACGTATCTGAAATGAAAGTGCGTTTAGAGGCTATGCTAGGTAGCGCAACCATTCCATATGAAATTTCAGAGATCAAACATTCTGGCACTAAACAAAACACGTTGCATGTGCGTTTGTTAGGAAGTGAAAAACCAAACGAGATCATCGTTCTTGGTGGTCACCTTGATTCCATCAATCAGTCTTGGGGTGGTGGAAAGAATGCTCCGGGTGCGGATGACAATGCTTCCGGTTCTGCGAACTTGATTGAAACTCTAAGAATCATCATGGAAAAACCACAACCAAAGCGCACTATTGAATTTTTCTGGTATGCCGCCGAAGAGTCAGGTTTGATTGGTTCTGCTGAAATCGCAAAATCTTACAAAGCTAGTAACAAAGATGTGATCGCAGTTCTGCAACTGGATATGACTTTGTATCCAGGGTCAGGCGAATTTGTTATCGGCAGCATGACCGATTTCACCAGTGCTTGGTTAAGAGATTACCTAAAAGCGATGAACGACACATATCTTCACGCTAAAATCGTAGATGATAAATGTGGATACGGTTGCAGTGATCATGCATCCTGGAATCGCCAAGGTTACCCTGCGCTAATGCCGTTTGAAGCAGACTTTAGAGGCAAGAACGGCAGCATTCACAGTTCAAAAGATGTGATTTCGCCGCAACTGAACTTTAAACATTCAGCTTTATACACAAAAATCGCAATTGTTATGGCAATGGACTTAGCGAACAGCGACGCTCGCCAGCCTTACTAG
- a CDS encoding DoxX family membrane protein yields the protein MSYYLEIICRWSFGLQMVFWGLNAIFNWIKPPTPSPRMDAFIGSCVDTQFIMPTVKFIEIVFGAFLVLGFLVPLSLMVFAPLMFVLTGLQIFLNQRPFGFIATFVVPYAILLILHSENLLRVIH from the coding sequence ATGAGCTATTACTTGGAAATTATCTGTCGGTGGTCGTTTGGTTTACAGATGGTGTTTTGGGGATTGAACGCCATTTTTAATTGGATCAAACCTCCCACGCCAAGCCCACGCATGGACGCATTTATTGGGTCCTGTGTTGATACTCAATTTATCATGCCCACTGTGAAGTTCATTGAAATCGTCTTCGGTGCTTTTTTAGTTCTAGGCTTTTTGGTTCCCTTAAGCTTGATGGTGTTTGCGCCTTTAATGTTTGTGTTGACGGGATTACAGATATTTTTAAATCAAAGACCTTTTGGGTTTATAGCTACGTTTGTTGTCCCCTACGCAATTCTTTTAATACTTCACAGCGAAAATTTATTACGAGTTATCCACTAA
- a CDS encoding NAD(P)H-binding protein, whose product MKVAIAGASGFVGKALILELQKDHSLVALSRSSKKTDSPQLEWRACDLFSLLDAEKALVGVDVAIYLVHSMRPSAHLTQGTFDDFDLIVADNFVRAAIKCGVKQIIYLGGLRPEDTKDLSLHLRSRLEVEDVFRNSGIPFTILRAPIILGAEGSSFHIMARLVERLPVMVTPAWTRTLSQPVSLKDVVASISYCIGNEETYSKTYDLGGPEIVSYSEVMLKIAKRMGLERKLLPFPFVTPRISTLWVCLITGAPSALVKPLIVGLKAPLLVSAEWELKIPNHKYLSIDEAVDEALKEYSGKKSPLAFQGSPSGPHVVRSVQRIPLPNGIHAEQVAHAYLEFLPRTQPFFLRVEVAGNWIYFSWRFPYVRLLILEYSPERSWLNRQLFYVRGGLLALTTERGRLEFREILGGKAVIAAIHDFKPRMPWYIYRWSQALFHLWVMKQFGKYLSQKTPT is encoded by the coding sequence ATGAAGGTAGCGATTGCAGGAGCGAGTGGATTTGTAGGAAAGGCTCTAATTTTAGAACTACAAAAAGACCATAGCCTGGTTGCCTTAAGTCGCTCTTCAAAGAAAACCGACAGTCCTCAGCTTGAGTGGCGGGCCTGTGATTTATTTAGTCTTCTGGATGCAGAAAAAGCTCTGGTTGGCGTTGATGTCGCTATCTACCTTGTCCACTCCATGCGACCTTCGGCTCATTTGACTCAAGGGACTTTCGATGATTTCGACCTTATTGTAGCCGATAATTTTGTGAGGGCCGCAATAAAATGTGGGGTTAAGCAGATAATCTATCTAGGTGGATTAAGACCTGAAGACACAAAAGATCTATCTCTTCATTTACGCAGCCGTTTAGAAGTCGAAGATGTTTTTAGGAATAGTGGAATCCCATTCACCATCTTACGTGCGCCGATCATTTTAGGTGCTGAAGGCTCTTCGTTTCACATCATGGCAAGACTTGTTGAAAGATTGCCTGTGATGGTGACGCCAGCATGGACAAGAACTTTAAGTCAGCCCGTGTCTTTAAAAGATGTGGTTGCAAGCATTAGTTACTGCATCGGTAATGAAGAGACATATTCAAAAACCTATGATTTGGGTGGCCCAGAGATTGTTAGTTATTCCGAGGTCATGTTGAAAATCGCAAAGCGCATGGGATTAGAACGTAAACTTCTTCCATTTCCATTTGTGACGCCAAGAATTTCCACGTTGTGGGTGTGTTTAATCACGGGTGCGCCAAGTGCATTAGTTAAACCTTTGATTGTAGGTCTTAAGGCGCCGTTGCTAGTCAGTGCGGAATGGGAACTAAAAATTCCAAACCATAAATATCTTTCCATCGATGAAGCCGTCGATGAGGCTTTGAAAGAATATAGTGGAAAGAAAAGCCCCTTAGCTTTTCAAGGCAGTCCGTCAGGCCCCCATGTCGTTCGCTCAGTGCAAAGGATTCCGTTACCAAATGGTATCCATGCTGAACAAGTGGCCCATGCCTATTTGGAATTCCTTCCCCGAACCCAGCCATTTTTTTTGCGGGTTGAGGTAGCGGGGAACTGGATTTACTTTTCTTGGCGCTTTCCTTATGTTCGACTTTTGATTCTTGAATATTCGCCAGAGCGTAGTTGGTTGAATCGACAATTGTTCTATGTGCGTGGCGGGTTACTGGCGTTGACGACAGAGCGAGGCCGTTTAGAATTCCGCGAAATCTTGGGTGGTAAGGCTGTGATCGCTGCAATTCATGATTTCAAACCACGCATGCCATGGTATATTTACCGCTGGAGCCAGGCTTTGTTTCATCTGTGGGTGATGAAACAGTTTGGAAAGTATTTAAGTCAAAAAACTCCGACATAA
- a CDS encoding LysR family transcriptional regulator, whose product MFNYNHLYYFYITAKVGGVSNAAKYLHISQPSLSSQLKVLESTTGKKLFEKKGRRLQLTPDGERAFAYCKKIFDIAAEFAESLKSPTDKQSQRIRIGVTDQVERPFIADLLSPLIREKQKKIDKTFFVSSAPSEVLMNQLRSQEIDLLLTNKPIYSEDVTELASASMSVNLLVSTKLLKEMKARITRNTSALEFLNGIPSGLILPSYKMKLRQETDIFFQEIKARKKVVFESDILSVVGRAILDGAGVGFLPLPYVYDEVKRGLLTVIGPKEGYWKHSLYLLGRNEDTHDETIDDVIMSVNKLEKIS is encoded by the coding sequence ATGTTTAACTACAACCATCTCTATTACTTTTATATAACCGCGAAGGTTGGTGGCGTTAGTAATGCAGCTAAGTATCTCCATATAAGCCAACCCTCTTTAAGTTCCCAGCTGAAGGTGTTGGAAAGCACCACAGGAAAAAAACTTTTCGAAAAAAAGGGGCGACGACTACAGCTTACTCCCGACGGAGAACGCGCTTTTGCCTATTGTAAAAAAATTTTTGATATCGCGGCAGAATTTGCTGAAAGTCTCAAATCTCCGACAGACAAACAAAGTCAGCGCATTCGAATCGGTGTCACTGATCAGGTCGAACGTCCTTTTATTGCCGATCTACTTAGTCCGCTGATTCGCGAAAAACAGAAGAAAATAGATAAGACGTTTTTTGTGAGTTCTGCGCCCTCTGAAGTTCTGATGAATCAATTAAGAAGTCAGGAAATTGATTTGTTGCTAACGAATAAGCCCATCTATTCAGAGGATGTGACTGAACTTGCCAGCGCTTCAATGTCAGTAAACTTGCTAGTCTCAACCAAACTTTTAAAAGAGATGAAAGCAAGGATCACCAGAAACACTTCCGCTTTAGAATTCCTGAACGGAATTCCTTCGGGCCTAATTCTGCCTTCCTATAAAATGAAGTTGCGCCAGGAAACAGATATTTTCTTTCAAGAAATCAAAGCCCGGAAAAAAGTCGTTTTTGAAAGCGACATTCTTTCGGTTGTGGGTCGCGCGATTCTTGACGGAGCGGGCGTTGGATTTTTACCGCTTCCGTATGTTTATGATGAAGTGAAGCGTGGTCTTTTAACGGTGATAGGTCCTAAAGAAGGATACTGGAAGCATTCATTATATCTTTTAGGCCGAAACGAAGACACCCATGATGAAACCATTGATGATGTCATCATGAGTGTAAATAAATTAGAAAAGATCAGCTAG